One part of the Quercus lobata isolate SW786 chromosome 7, ValleyOak3.0 Primary Assembly, whole genome shotgun sequence genome encodes these proteins:
- the LOC115952034 gene encoding uncharacterized protein LOC115952034, with protein sequence MPRSSIKGQVLADLVTEFAEPSIETITDKEDMDGKSVGTISTWETLCWKVYVDGVANQRGSRIGIVLISPEGIAIEKSLRFGFSATNEAEYEALLQGMMMVQKLGRRAMEAFSDSKLVVGQVMGELEARDARMQEYLGRVKRLQLDFESFNLTHVPRSENTHADSLATLATSSAHDLPRTILVEDLCQTSSTRGKKAQVHQVRKSPSWMDPIVNFLKGDTLPKGKLEAEKIRRNAPWFWLSEDHKLYRRFYSGPYLLCIHPEESESLLEELHEGICGSHTGGRSLWGLDIVDPFPEATGNKRYIILGTDYFTKWVEAEPLANIRDVDVKKFIWKNIITRFGTPHTLISDNGLQFDSKNFREYCCEFGIINWYSTPAYPQGNGQAEAVNKVIACGLKKRLDDAKGRWVEELSHVLWTYRTTPRRSTGETPFSMTYGAEAVLPIVNSFPTLKSDAFTTDNNDELLGRSLDLAEEKREKAMIHMACYN encoded by the exons ATGCCTAGGTCTTCTATCAAGGGTCAAGTCCTCGCAGATTTAGTCACAGAATTCGCTGAACcctctatagaaacaataaccgacaaggaagacatggatggaaaatccgTTGGCACAATCTCAACATGGGAGACCTTGTGCTGGAAAGTCTATGTGGATGGTGTAGCCAACCAAAGAGGATCTAGaattgggatagttttaatatcgccTGAAGGCATTGCCATTGAGAAATCACTAAGATTTgggttctcggctacgaacGAGGCCGAGTACGAAGCCTTGCTTCAAGGGATGATGATGGTTCAGAAATTGGGTAGAAGGGCAATGGAAGCTTTCTCGGACTCCAAATTGGTCGTGGGCCAGGTGATGGGCGAGTTAGAAGCTAGAGATGCCCGAATGCAGGAATATCTCGGCCGGGTCAAACGTCTGCAGTTAGACTTTGAATCCTTTAACCTGACGCATGTTCCGAGAAGTGAGAACACACATGCAGACTCCCTAGCCACTCTAGCCACATCCTCTGCACATGACTTGCCCAGGACAATCCTTGTTGAGGATTTATGCCAGACAAGTTCCACTAGAGGAAAGAAAGCTCAGGTCCATCAGGTTAGAAAGAGTcctagttggatggatcctatagTGAACTTCCTAAAGGGTGATACACTACCAAAAGGGAAACtagaagccgagaagatacggagGAATGCCCCTTGGTTCTGGTTATCGGAAGACCACAAACTATACCGGCGCTTCTATTCTGGGCCATACCTATTATGTATACACCCAGAAGAATCCGAGTCCTTGCTTGAAGAGTTAcatgaggggatttgtggaagtcacaccggaGGAAGATCGCTG tggggtcttgatattgtcgaTCCTTTCCCCGAAGCGACAGGAAATAAGCGATACATAATACTCGGAACTGAttatttcaccaagtgggtggaggctgaacctttggccaacatcaGGGATGTGGATGTcaagaaattcatttggaaaaacattattACACGCTTCGGAACTCCACACACACTCATCTCGGACAATGGTctccaatttgatagtaagaactttagggagtattgctgCGAGTTTGGGATCATTAACTGGTATTCCACTCCTGCCTAccctcaaggaaatgggcaagccGAGGCCGTGAACAAAGTCATAGCATGCGGTCTGaaaaagagattggatgatgcaaagggcagatgggtggaagagctctCGCATGttttatggacctatcggacgaCGCCGCGGCGGTCAACGGGTGAAactcccttttcaatgacttatggggctgaggccgtaCTCCCAATCGTGAATAGCTTCCCTACCTTGAAGTCTGACGCCTTCACCACAGACAATAATGATGAGCTATTGGGGAGAAGTCTAGATTTAGCTGAGGAAAAAAGGGAGAAAGCGATGATCCATATGGCCTGCTATAACTAG